The Hirundo rustica isolate bHirRus1 chromosome Z, bHirRus1.pri.v3, whole genome shotgun sequence genome contains the following window.
AGTGCTGAGATAGGCAACAATGCAGATGGTGAAGGAGAGCTGGCACCACCAGGTATTTGAGCCTCCTCTACAGATGGAAGAGCGGAAGAATGTTCAGAGGTGACACTGGAATTGGGGACAGGACCAGTTGGACTCATCATCCTTTCAAATGCCTGTGCTAAAAATAATGCGGTTAGTTTTTTAAGATCTCACAATTGATTAAATTCCATTTGCAGAGCAGTACTGTgggtgggtggggtttttttggcagaggCAATGTGCAGTTTGTGATCTAGctatgaaaaataaacactCAAACTGTTGTATGGAAGAAAATTTAGATTCCTTCTCTACCTGCCTAATTGCCTTATTTCTCATGAGATAAAGACACCTCCCCTTGTCCTCCTGGCAGCATTGCAGTGACTATATCACTGTGACCCCCGACCCTTGGGGCAAACATGTATCACATCTGTCAGGCTGAACCCCACTCAGGTGGCCTATTAAAAATCTGACATGTCTTCAATTTGTTTTTTTACATACTCATCAACAGGACTTCAGTTGTTTCTCCTGATGTTTTCATAAGCATCCACGGTTAGCTTCCAGTTAAGAAAAGGTTATCTGATGAATCATTTACTGCAGCTGTGGTAAGTGCCTTGTAAAAGCACCAGGAAAGGAAGCAGAATAAGGTGGGCAAAGAACGTGTGAGAACAAGCAGGGATGTAGCCTTTAAACACACAGAGGGCTACTGTGGAGGGAGAATAACTTCTGCTAGATTCCTGTGACATATGACTCAACAGGATAAACTGTATTCTTCTATAACTTCCTATTTAATCCTATGGAGTTAAAAactacttttgtttttttaaagtaaaaaaacaaccaacttGAGACTCAAAGTTCAAAATAAGAACTGAATTCCAGCTAAGAAGTATAATTATTCTCTTTATCCCCCTATCtcagaaacaggaaaacctACACCAATTAAAGTAATCAAACTCCCCAAAAAGAACAAAGGTTTAAGAGACATTTCAATGATTACTGCAATTActcaaaaaaacctctttaCCTTTATTAATATCATCATAACAGCCAGTGCAGACTCTTGCTTCCTTCTCCATGTAGTGCAGTTTGCATTTTCGTTTGCAACAGCTACCACAAAAAACCTGAATCAGAAAAGGACTGCATTAAATATTACAGATATACTGCACAATGCATAGGAAATTCTTCCAAAAATATGCTTGCTTCATTCTAAACTATCTGTAGCCTAGTATTCAAGCCTGTATCTTAATTCCTGATAAAGAAATCCtcgggaaaaaaaataaacaacaaagaataaaaacccAGGAGAAAGCAGCAATATGGAGGATCCAACTGAAATTCTATTAAAATTCTTATCTGGAGTGATGAAAAGAATTTCAGGTCAGAATCACTCCTACTTCTGATCCTCCTGTATGTGTCTTACATTAAACGCCAGTGCTAGGGCCAAGGACTGAGATGCAGAGTTGGGACTTGCTTTGGTGCTTTAGGACCATCTCTGCAGTCCTGTGTGCTCACCACGGCTCTCAGGAAGCTGTTACCAGTCTGTCAGACACTCGAGGCTGCCTCTCCACCCTGGGACAGTAGGGTACCCAGAGCTctctgctgcaggctcctgGGGCAGGCTGGCTCACATGCTGAGGCTGCTGAGTGGTTCTTCTGCTCCCCCAGCAAGAAGAAGTAGTGCTGCCTGCATGGGACAAGCTCCCTTCAGACAAGTATTTTCAAAGAATGCTGCTTTGGAAGAACAGAATATGCTCTTCTATTCGAACAGGGCATATATCCTGTCTATTTTTAAGCAGAAAGAGGGGGGGAAGTGTGTCTCATTAGCCTGGACAACATCTACACAATCCCATTGAAAAAATTATGTCTTCAGAATAGATGGTGTTTTGCAAGAGCTGCCATAAATATCTGGAGCTTTTGTCACTTTCCCCTCATGTTCTCTCACGGATGATCTGCAAGTTTTTAACGAGTCATGCGATTTTTAGCTATATGTAGACTCTGGAGCCTTTACAAAAGGTCTTCTGAAACACCTAAATCCTAATTGCTCCCAATCCAGAAATGCAAAGTGGATCAAAGGCTGATGGCGGGGGAGAAATCCCAAACAGTAGTGgcataggaaaaagaaagttactACTACAAACTCCTCTAAGCAAGAAAAGTCACTGTAAAAGCAGTGACTGATCAGTGTAATATGAGCTAAAGAAAGAAACTATTCCAGCTGCTTCTGGATTAGAGTAGGTAATCTACCTCAACAGGAAACACGCATGCTCAGTACATACATTAAGAATGTAATTGATGAGGATTAATTGCTAATCAGTTATAATCCACTTCAGGGCTTCAAATGCCACAAGCAGCACAATCCCCAGAAGTATTCTCCTCATACCCTTGGTGACACTAGGACCTGCAGGGGATTGCAGGAGGATTAATCCTAATGCACCTAAAAGGTGAAGGCAAACTAAGGGGCAGGAGAAAAGAGGTGAATAGCAGGCTATTGAGCAAACAAGTGGGTCTTGGTTGAActaggaagaagaaagggaccACAGCAAGAGAcacacagctggaaaatggaaCTGCAAAGCTGTTTGGCCTTGTGAGGGCTGCAAATGGGAGAGAAAACAGGGACCACTAACTTTATACTTCCTTCCAGCACAGATGTCAGAGTCTACAAGTGTTGCCATTTTCACTGATAAAAAAGGTGGGATCATGGGAATCCATGCAACTGTCGTCTAGAACAGTCCACAGAGGACAACTGTGAATTCCTATCagttctcttttatttcccaaGTGGCTGAAAACACAACAAGCAAGAGCTTCACAAGGAATGtctgatttgggatttttttaagagaaaaaatttgctattaaaaagacaaaaagtctTACAAGGCAGAAAGTTAAACTGTACATTCAGAAATGCTGTCATTGCACAGCACTCCCATTTCTGTAAGGTTTAGACAACCCATGCTGCCTTCACTCAGTCTCCTAAAAAAGGGACATTGTGAAGCTCCCACTAATTACATTGTTGTTCTGCCAAGAGCCCCTCAGCTGACACACTCACAGCTGTCAACAAGACTGTGCAGTGAAGAGTGTCCCAATCCCATCTCTAGACAAGGTGCAAGAACTTCACAGCAAATGTAAGACGGGAACTTGAAGTCAGTCAGTCTTATGACTAAAACAAAAGCCACTCTGAAGTACTGTGTTTTAAACTATCACAATCTCACCAGGATATTCTGGCAGTAAGTTCAATGGCACAAGAAGTTCTTCATTTCCTGGGCCCTCCCATTCACACCTACATTTTAGTTCACACTGACTGCAGCCAAGTAAATAAACATCATGCTTTGAATAAACAGTGCTAAAAGAGAGGTGGAAAGAAAAACTATCATGCATTTCCAGGTGGTGCTTAACACTGGGGATGCAAAAATTTAGTACTGAAACTAACAGAtcagataaaatgaaaatttagtaCTGACACTGACGCTTTGCCCTGTCTCCTCATCCTCAAAGCTCACAGAGCAACAATGAACAGTGAAGTCATTAGTATTGCTAGTGTTTCCATTTATGCACTAGTACAACCCACAGCAGATGACAAGGGAATTCTGAACTGAATATCAGCTCTGGTATCACTCTCTGTAGAAGACCTCAGGCTGAAAAAAAGTTCTGCAATTACTCATTTTGTTGGCGATTCACATACTTTTCCCGAGAtgagttccttaaaaaatgatacATCTAAACACACCAGAAGACAGATTTACACCATAAATCCTTTTGCATTGGTACTGCTGCTTACAGCTCCTGAAAGACTGCAATTCCTTCAAGTCAGTGGGCAGTGCTCTACAGTTATAATCATTAGTAAAACCACTGGATTCTCATCATTACCAcctcaaatttttaaaacataaatacttAAGTTAAAAGCTTAGTAATGGGCTGGTTCAGTAAGATTATGATGAAGTAGTCCATCATCTCATCTCCTCTACTCTATGTAAAACACATCAGCCTAGCCAGTAATGGCAGGTAAGAACTCGGTACTTCCCTTTAATCACAATTTTCACAAGAAAGGTCATATGTTTCTTAATTAACATCAGTCTTTTCCAACAGTCATCAGGTTCCTAcggagggaaaataaaaactggtCTTTGTTAAATAAAGTACTAGAAAACTTCTGTCAATattctttcccttctctatCTTGATTATGCCTAAATCAGAATCTCCATTTCCTGTCAGCAGCACAGGTCCCCGCTCCAGTAACTCACCTTCCCACAGGCTCGGCAATGGTGTCGTCTCTTTGTGAAGGTGAACTTGGCCTGGCAGTTCATGCAGTTGGGTGCCTCTGAGTCAGGGACCCACAATGGTTGTTTCCATGACAGAACTGCAGGTATTTTATGTGATTTGGCACTTTCAGTTTGATTTCCTCCAgcttcagagctgctgtccccagggtcagAATTATTACCAACATTTGCACTGGTGTCTGAGAGGGGAGCTTCGGGGGTAACAGAACCAGACTCCTGGTTTTCTCTTTCAAGTTCATTTGTTCTATTCAGTTGACCCTGACCAGCAGCTCCTTGGGAAAAGTCAAGCAACTGCTTTGGTATTGCACCTTTAATACAAATGTTAGAAGCTAGAGCTCCTCTGCCACTCTCACTATCACTGCCCTGACTATGAGACATGCTGACTCCTACTGCAGCTTCCACTTCATTGTCAGGAACAGATGCTTTAAGGTTACTGCTAATGCTCACTATCTCCTCCAGTTTTGTTTGCGTAAGTTCTTCACTGACCTCCGTCAAATCCAGGTTGTTCAGATCTGTTAAATTCCCTCCATCTGCATCAGCTTCCATCAAGTTACCATCAATGTCTGAAGACTTCAACACACTGGACTGCAGACTTTGTCCATATAAGAAATCATCAAGCTCAGCATCACTTATTAGAATATCACTCTTAATAACATTCTCATCAGTAAAGTCAGCCATAACAGAGCTAATGCTCTCATCATAAAAAGTGTCTACACCAACACCATATGGCTCAGCTTCAAGGTCtagaaaagcagaagcagaagccTTAATTTGCTGAGAACCACCATCATCGATTACATTCTCAGTATTGTACTTCTCTCCATCCCTACTTTTTTCTGCAATACTTTCACTGATTTCAACTACATCTTCTTGCTCGTGGCAGCTAGAATTTTCACAGGATTCCCTGCTGGGGAAGCGAGTTTTAGACTCTCCGGCATGAACAGTTACAGTATCACTAATAACCTCCTCCACTGCATTCTGAGGCAGAGGATTaaccttttcttctgttacaaCTAATGACCCGCACACAGACACAGGAAGGGGAAGACAAGACAGAGATGTCTGGACGTCCTCAGCTGACACACACGAACCAGAAACACTGCTTAGCATCTCGCTGCTATTAAGTTCTTCAATACCTAAATTGTcttctgtgtctttcttttcCAATTCTACTTCAGCTCCTATTTGACAAGAGGAGCCTGGTAAGACAGAATTTCCAGGTAATGTTGCATTGCTGCAGTGCAACGGATGCCTCTTTGGCAGATCTGAAGGCATGGAATCAACATTACTCCCATCGTTTGGGTCTACCTTTCCTATGGCATTTCCCCCATACACTTCTTTGCTTGCTGCAGAACATGCACTGTCATCTTGTGGTTCAAAAGGCAGTTTTTCGGAGGCTTTCTCATCTTTGGGACTTTGTGCGTGCAAACTCTGTGATGTTACAGTGACACATTCAGTATCCAGGGTAGCAGTTTGTCCAGCGTGGTCGAGTACTTCATTGCACTTTACAGATTCTGTCCTGTGTTGATCATCACACAGGCCCAGGACTGTTCCCGCAGCATGACTCTCtggttttaaagcaaaattattaCTTTGCTCTGTTGTAAGATGCCCTGAATCTTGTAATACTGAGTCCTCATCACCCTCTTTTGTTCtggcagcaccactgcagccaGGTGATGTCACACAAAGAGGAATGGGGACACAAGACATGCCACAGCCAGCGGGCCCTTCGCTGCACTGGAAGTCATCCGGCTGCAGCTTCTGACTCCCTTCCCGAACAGACACTGAGTGGACTAAATTTGCCGTGTCACTGACAAGATCACACACAGGTGCACTACACCTCCCCAGGTTCAAAGACTGAATTTCATTTAGGGAACCCCTGTCCACAGTAGACAAAAGGTCAGGTCCAGCAACAGCCTTCTCTTTTGGTGGTGAGTAACTGAGCACATCACTTGTGCCTGCAGGGGTGTAGACAGAGCTCTCCTCTGGGGCAGGACATCTGGCAGGATCCTCTGGCAGCTCAGGTGTGGGGTGTGCATGCTCTAAGCAATCCAAAACTGAAGAAAGCTTTGAATCATATGGATCTTGCAGTGTTCTGAAGCACTCACATTCATCTATTTTAAGCAAGAAGAGATCAAAAGCAACATTTGTAAGACTCTTTCCACAGTGTACTCCCACTTAATCCCATCTACTCATCAATACAAGCTAGTACTTAGCAGATGCTACTTTCAAACTCCATGGTAACAATCATTTGACCATGTACTTCCACGAAAAAAGCAGTGCAGAAACCAACCTGTATTCTGTTCAAATTCATCAAGCACTTTGTCCAAGTCGCAGACTGCAGCTCTGAAGTAACTGTCCATTCTAATCAAAGTTCTAGGGAAGCCTTAGCCTTCTTAAACctacagagaaaaacacagcatttaatccaaaacattttttgtttgcaaAGCCCAAGTGCTCATATTAGAGAGCACTCATAcgaggtggttttttttatttttattaatacttTGTTCTCTCTCCATGTAGACAAACCCTAAGCACaaacagagctgcagcctccaagTATTCTAGGTATGCTCAGTGTACTCAGCACTATGAACAATACACGCCCAAATTCACTTCAAATTGCAAAATTGAgactatttattaaaaaaataaaaataaataataataaaaaaaaataaaaaataaaagaaagaaagaaaaaaggcatcTGCTATGGCATTAAAATGTCATCAAGTTTAAAACCAGAAGGGATTATTAGGATCTTCTAGTCTGACACCATAAACATCTTATGCCACACAGTCtacagttaaaaaacaaaataggcTGTTATTACCTTTTAACACAACTGAACTgtgtaaataataataaaaattaaaaatccaacaCTGTAGTTCAGCATATCATTTCTGTTCTACtcaaaacacccaaacaactATAATTCTGAGACCCCAAGAACATAAAACTCTGATTATAGACTTCACAGCTCATCAGAAAGTTACTTATTTATCAATCATACTCCCCACGGCAAAACACCCTATCTGTTTAATCTGTTTATCTGTTTAATGAATCCTTCCAGCCACTCAATTTTATTGTGTTTCGGTCACTCAGAATTACTTTCCAACTGCACATCTTTTTCGATGGCTGGCTACCCATACAGTGGAACAACCTATCAAAAATCAGTATTTACAATTCCTTTGAATAAACTGAAGGGTCTGACATCCATTTGGTCTAATGTCTGTAAACTACACTTGCAGAGAGCTGTCTagttttcattctgcttttatCAGTGCATTCAGCCTCTGCACTGACTTAACACCCTACCCCAAGGCAGCTGGTGTTCTGACCACCTAAGTAGTGTCCAGCCATTCTTCTAAAATCCTAGAGcacaaacaaatatttaaatcctCTCACATTACTCATGCCACCCTGCAGCTACAGATCTAGATTCTGTGCCTTAGTTCCCCCTCTAAGCTCTAAGGCTTCCCCTCACTGAATAGCTCAGATCAGGAGCTTTAACCTACATTAATATGTAACTGTTCACCACACATGATGCAATTATTTACCACATCATTATGCATGGAGAAGAACACTTTAAGGCAATGTGTAGTTCAAATAGAGGCTTGCAAAAGCATAAGAAAGGTGAAACAAATACACAGTAATGCAGTACTTTGTGTCCATATGTAAGCCCAAAATGAACAACCTGAATAGATATCGCTGTTTTGATATCCATGATTATTAGTCACAGCCAAGGTCTTCAGGCTGCACTCTAATACAAGTCTCTGACAGTTGTCTGGAGGGCTCAAAGAGCAGCAAGCACAGACTCAGTGCCCCTTCTCCTCACCCATCTGAATAAAGCTCTTTCCTGTAACAATCACGACCTCCTGGCAAGGGGTTGTAACAACATGAACTGGAAGTCATTTCAATTAAGAATCTCACACGATTAAACAGCTTTTGGTGATTCACTGAGAGACATCAAAGTACCAATCCCATCCCCAAAGCACGTATCTGTGGACAGTCAATAGTCAGATAGACCACATAAACAAGAAATATTGAAGGGTTACAAGAAAACCGGGCATCAGAAGATGCGTAATGCTGATTTGTGTTCTCTGAAGGTATTTATTATACAATCTCACCAGATAGCACAGATATCAATAATGACAGAAgtttataaaaaacaaaagccatccatattaaaaaaaaataaaaaatggggCGAggcaaataattatttcatcTATCTTTGtcttttactttaaaaggcCTAGAGAATATTCATTGTTTTGCGCTCTTGAGAGACACACAACAAATTCTGATTTAAGCATAAGGGCATTATTAGACTACAACACTATCTATTATTAGATTATAATGCTAATTAGAAGGGTGCATTGATGCTGTACAGTGTTGGCCCACTAAACTCTCCAAAAAATGGAAGAACTCAATGAAAAGAACTGTAGAACTAAAATCATATGCCAATATTTACAACTATTTAATACAAATTAACTCACTTCTACAGAGAGCTCAAAAAACTATCATACCTCAGTCTACCAACCCAGCAACGTTGCTCTTTTTAGTTAAATCTATTTCGTAAGTAAAATGGTTATCTGACttggaaaagtattttgaataaCTAACCTAACCTTGAAAAACTAGCATACATATTATTCCTACTTTCATTACTCTTTCCTCAAACTTTCATAGGTTTTCATCTTTTCTACAATAAGCCTACAAGCAAAAAACTGAAACCcacaacaaaatcaaaacccccaaaacaggGCAGACCAGCATTAACCCCTTGTCCCTCTTGCACCTCTCTGTCCTGACTCCATGTGTCTGCATCACCAAAGAATTGTAAAAGCCTTCTAGTTTCTCATGTTTCAAATCCTCTTTCAGCAAGAGgaacaagttttattttctgctccCTAGATTTGCCTGCAGCCTGTCCCAATGTTTATATTAATGGATTAGAAGCTTTGAAAAAGCTCTGGTGACACATTTTATTAAATGGCTTCTTGCTTCCCAgagtgaagggtctggagaaaCCATGTGCTTCAACAAACTGCATTTGTTCTGAGCATATTCTTTTAAGACTCATACTTGTAACAAAAGAATTAGACTACACCATAACTATCAGAAACCAGGAGCACCACCACTGTATACGTTTTTTCAGGTAGGGCTTTTTAGAGATCTGAATGCAGTCATTAGGCACTCTCAAAACTGGTTCACagattagtatttttaaaaataaatttaacgGTTATAACTTTATCTGTAGCAGTAAGTCCCTAACAATGCACAAAGACGTACCACTTAAGGCTCTCCTCAGTtccattttatatatatatttcaacttttaaacaatatttaaatcACTGTCTGTTAAAAACTATATGCtttcagataaatatttatgtagGAGAAGACTTGAAGATAAAATAGCAGTCCATctcaaaatgggaaaataataatcaaaGCACAAAAGGTGCTACAATAAAAGTGCACACTGGACATGTCACTTCTGCAGATACACCTTTGTTGTGTTCCTAAACAGGCTCATCTTACATCTCCAACAAATGGTCTGACACACTCCCAACACAACACCACACCTAAGATTCAGAGGCAATAGTTCTACCACACTAAAACTGTTAACTATTAACTGTGGAATGCAAATCCTGAGATCTCGATGACTGCACTGAACGCAAGTGTGACAGGGTGTTTAAAAACACTTCATAGACTTCAACCCTTCTTTTATACCCTTTATAAATTACTTATCCCTTCTAACGTAACAGGCAATAACATATTTCAGAGTTCAAAACCAACGTTCCACTGGGGATTTCTCAACACACCCTTATTTAAAGGAGACAATAACACAAAGCTGCTGCGATACTGAGTGGCCAGCTTACAGGATGGATAgccagggcttttttttccagatacaCTCTGTAAATGGAGGTAGTTAGCAGTTTCAGTGGTGATAACTTGCAAAACAGAATGGATAGGCTAATTATTACCAACTAACCAATGCAAGGTATGAAGACAAGCTACCTTCTCACATCTAAGAACCCCTGAAAACTACTCTCTGTAGTGATCACATATATGGGCATCACCAGACCTGCAGTTTGTTACCGCTAAGCCCCACTGCAGAGGCCAAGCCTGCTTTTACACAAAACACACTAcaacagcccagcctggggttGAGAGGCAAAGGAACACACAAGCAGGGGCACATGGGTCTCCCCTCCGGAGAGACGACCACAGGAGCCACTTTAATTCTAATTACCACAACTGCAGTCTTCTTGCTCACTGCAGAGTTATGTTGTTTCAGCTCCATCACAGTATTTAATCATTATATTTAGCCTGAGTAGAAAGCTGTACTTAGGATTGCAAGAGGgttgaaatacttttttccacCTTACCACCCCAGTAATTACAACAAGCAGAACAAAACCTCCAATATAAACAGGATCACAAGGCACGAAGTGCACAGTGAAATGCTCATGGACTACAGTGTGCCCCTTCTCGCACCCTAAGGGTGATGCCACaatgatttttgccttttctttttagatACCTTTTATATATTATCAGTATACATAATATCCATAATTGTGATTCTTTAAGCCTAATATTTTAACATAATTCTGGTATTCCACTAGGCCAAAAGATCAAATATCATAAAAGCCTCACAGTTAGAAGCCAGAAAACCTTACACTTGTCTTGAGAAACCAAGACCCCCCCCTCTAAAACACATCCTGCAAACTAAGATTAGACCCAtctaagaaaaaatacttttaaaaaaaaaaatcacattattcATTTAAACCTCCTATTGAAAAATCTTTGTTAAATTTACAAAATCTATAAAATTGTATATACCATCTACCATACGTATGCTTTTTGGCATACTCCACCTTGACAAATTGCTACACAATAAAAGTTCACATTAAAtaccaaaataaaaccccttTTATCCCTTACCCATGTCTAACTCTTATTTATAAGACCATGGAAAAGGCATCAAGGGTACTGAAGGAATTTAACACCAGCTTTTCTCTTCTCAGCACCCTCCCAGGCCCCAACATCATACACCCACACATAGGCCTGAGGTCCTATAGacaaaatttttaagaaaacagctGCCCACAGAGCTCATAAGCAATCAACCTGATAGAGAAGTTCAGTACAACCAAACAAGCACTGcgtgaaaaatttaaataaaaacaaaaattcttgCTGAGCAAAACAACTTATTGTCTAAACCAAAAGCTGAGGTGGCTGTTGCCACAGCAAGTTTAGAAGCTGAATCACAGGGTGAAGACAAAAGCTTCAGTTTTCAGACATATAAGGACAAGCTTACAGGACACAACACAACAAACTGTCTTGACTGAAGAATGCCATTCCATTAGATAAACACAGACTCTTCAGAAGGACagaactccagcagcagcataaTGACATTACCACCTTCACAGCTCTATCCCACATCATCTTCAGTTTCTGagaattttcattctttcaaCCACTCATAAAACCTTTCTCCCCTCTAAACTGAGAACAGCATTACTCACACCAcccagaaaaatcacagaatcacaaaatcgTTAGGATTAGAAAGGACTTCTGGAGCTCACCCAGcccaagccctgcccaggcagggtcccctgtgacagtgacacaggaacGTGTCCAGCTGGGGTTGGGATGTCTCCGCACAGGGACACTCCaggccctccctgggcagccgttccagggctctgcccctccaCGCAGAGaagttcctcctcctgctggggtGGAACTCGCTGTGGTTTATT
Protein-coding sequences here:
- the ZFYVE16 gene encoding zinc finger FYVE domain-containing protein 16 isoform X1, with product MDSYFRAAVCDLDKVLDEFEQNTDECECFRTLQDPYDSKLSSVLDCLEHAHPTPELPEDPARCPAPEESSVYTPAGTSDVLSYSPPKEKAVAGPDLLSTVDRGSLNEIQSLNLGRCSAPVCDLVSDTANLVHSVSVREGSQKLQPDDFQCSEGPAGCGMSCVPIPLCVTSPGCSGAARTKEGDEDSVLQDSGHLTTEQSNNFALKPESHAAGTVLGLCDDQHRTESVKCNEVLDHAGQTATLDTECVTVTSQSLHAQSPKDEKASEKLPFEPQDDSACSAASKEVYGGNAIGKVDPNDGSNVDSMPSDLPKRHPLHCSNATLPGNSVLPGSSCQIGAEVELEKKDTEDNLGIEELNSSEMLSSVSGSCVSAEDVQTSLSCLPLPVSVCGSLVVTEEKVNPLPQNAVEEVISDTVTVHAGESKTRFPSRESCENSSCHEQEDVVEISESIAEKSRDGEKYNTENVIDDGGSQQIKASASAFLDLEAEPYGVGVDTFYDESISSVMADFTDENVIKSDILISDAELDDFLYGQSLQSSVLKSSDIDGNLMEADADGGNLTDLNNLDLTEVSEELTQTKLEEIVSISSNLKASVPDNEVEAAVGVSMSHSQGSDSESGRGALASNICIKGAIPKQLLDFSQGAAGQGQLNRTNELERENQESGSVTPEAPLSDTSANVGNNSDPGDSSSEAGGNQTESAKSHKIPAVLSWKQPLWVPDSEAPNCMNCQAKFTFTKRRHHCRACGKVFCGSCCKRKCKLHYMEKEARVCTGCYDDINKAQAFERMMSPTGPVPNSSVTSEHSSALPSVEEAQIPGGASSPSPSALLPISALKQPGFEGLYPREQKRVWFADGILPNGEVADTAKLSSGGKRSQDSSPVNPDLLETLAAALPTGFPEDKSCQTFLQEHCFNKTASSGLLPPWFQAANPEENELLTDINQKLEEEIDKMTRMEELHPSVPSDGAQQATPGPSEVAPSYKSVTLGTEECSPAAAEKSSPSSVDQSTRDVPVTASSYRALCGIENWVQREISLLPDGDQLPPLLLALDENGKDLLVEEHPVHQKVALLLGKGRSNPLTFILNANLLVNVKLITYSSEECWCFSTNGLHGLGQAEIVILLQRLPDEDVFPSEIFKLFLDIYKDAMKGRFIKSMENITFTENFLSNKEHGGFLFVSPTFQKFDDQILPDNTFLFGILIHKLEIPWAKVFPIRLMLRLGAEYGAYPTPVVSVRHRKPLFGDIGHTIMNLLVDLRNYQYTLHTIDNLFVHVEMGRSCIKIPLRKYHEVMKLINSSNEHVISIGASFNTEADSHLVCVQNKQGLYHTQAISATGQPRKVTGASFVVFNGALKTSSGFLAKSSIVEDGLMVQITQETMESLRQALRDKRDFKITCGKMDAGDVKEYVDICWVENEEKTNKGILSPVDGKSMEGTQSEKAPQYRDFEREGKVMKCTEVYYFVKDHEPSSVVPHQFAKEIAIACSHALCPHLKTLKNSGMNKIGLRVSIDSDVVEYLAGSGGRLLPQNYLNDLDSALIPVIHGGMSDPTALPLKMELVFFIIEHLF